Proteins encoded together in one Lysinibacillus sp. FSL K6-0232 window:
- the liaF gene encoding cell wall-active antibiotics response protein LiaF — protein sequence MQNFTTNKLTFWVLCFFLLIFVELTVFNNGGAFCLLIGAVLLYLSFSKKIRFFKWTGIFFIAIALFTMWSLRLFIISIPLYMLYQYLQRENEPKVVGAELFEPLPTTKSDLIGTMSAPTEAYKWQDVQVQRLAGDITIDTTQTILPTGTSFITIRQGIGKVQIYLPYEIPFRLHYTTLFGELTCLHVGPQRIVNESISFSDGNPEDAKRILVIHVATWLGDLEVLRK from the coding sequence TTTACTCATCTTTGTGGAGCTAACCGTTTTTAATAATGGTGGTGCATTTTGTTTATTAATTGGAGCTGTACTGCTTTATTTAAGCTTTTCCAAAAAAATTCGCTTTTTTAAATGGACAGGAATTTTCTTCATTGCCATTGCTTTGTTCACGATGTGGAGCTTACGTTTATTTATTATTTCGATACCTTTATATATGCTTTATCAATATTTACAACGAGAAAATGAGCCTAAAGTAGTTGGTGCAGAGCTTTTTGAGCCCCTCCCTACAACGAAAAGTGATTTAATTGGCACAATGTCAGCGCCGACTGAAGCATACAAATGGCAAGATGTGCAAGTTCAGCGTCTTGCGGGTGATATTACCATTGATACAACGCAAACAATCTTACCGACTGGCACTAGCTTTATTACTATTCGTCAAGGAATCGGCAAAGTGCAAATTTATCTTCCTTATGAAATACCGTTCCGTTTGCACTATACAACACTATTTGGTGAGCTTACTTGCTTGCATGTAGGACCTCAACGTATAGTAAATGAAAGCATTAGCTTTTCTGATGGAAACCCTGAGGATGCGAAGCGGATACTCGTTATTCATGTAGCAACATGGCTTGGAGATTTGGAGGTGCTACGTAAATGA